One segment of Gammaproteobacteria bacterium DNA contains the following:
- a CDS encoding peroxiredoxin — protein MLHIGDPAPDFELPDQDARPVRLSQRLAQGPVLLYFYPADFTPVCTREACGFRALQPQLEQQGAAVIGISPQDSASHARFRQRHGLAFTLLSDPDKRVIRAYGCDGPLGFGVRRVSYLIGADRRIKARVHAAFRVSRHLELAGDLLAKR, from the coding sequence ATGCTGCACATTGGCGATCCCGCACCCGATTTCGAACTCCCGGACCAGGATGCGAGGCCGGTGCGCCTGTCCCAACGCCTCGCGCAGGGTCCGGTGCTGCTGTACTTTTATCCCGCGGACTTCACGCCGGTATGCACGCGTGAAGCCTGTGGCTTCCGCGCGCTGCAGCCGCAACTCGAACAACAGGGCGCCGCGGTCATCGGCATCAGTCCGCAGGACAGCGCCAGCCATGCACGCTTCCGGCAACGCCACGGACTGGCCTTCACGCTGCTATCCGACCCGGACAAACGCGTAATCCGTGCTTACGGTTGCGACGGGCCGCTGGGTTTCGGCGTCAGGCGCGTCAGTTACCTCATTGGCGCCGATAGGCGAATCAAGGCCCGCGTGCACGCCGCGTTTCGGGTCAGCCGCCACCTTGAATTGGCCGGGGATCTGCTTGCAAAGCGCTGA
- a CDS encoding efflux RND transporter periplasmic adaptor subunit: MAKRIIISIVIMLGVMILIYGAWGAKLYAAIQGFKNMKQETVVSDAPAQQETWKPYFTSVGNLTPVQGVEVSNQLAGNVTGIYFQSGTQVKKGQLLVQLDDSSQRAQLVGLQAQVQLAQLNYARAQELIKQHLISTSDLDTAENNLKQAQSNLQNDLSAIDKLAMRAPFAGQIGIRNVNLGQYLPVGTSIAGLQSLDRLYVQFGLPEQQLAPLARGQQVEVTVDAYPGKVFNGELDAINSAVDPNTHNISVQAIIHNAGHLLRAGMFANVRVYAGAPQTVVTVPTTAVDYSLYGSSVFLVKQEGKDTDGKPVLKVTQQFVTTGQERDGRVAITKGLKAGDVIVTAGQQKLQNGMQVEINNSVKLD; encoded by the coding sequence ATGGCCAAGCGCATTATCATCAGCATAGTCATCATGCTCGGCGTCATGATCCTCATCTACGGGGCGTGGGGCGCCAAATTGTATGCGGCCATCCAGGGCTTCAAGAACATGAAGCAGGAAACGGTGGTATCGGATGCGCCCGCCCAGCAGGAAACCTGGAAGCCCTACTTCACTTCGGTCGGCAATCTCACGCCGGTACAGGGCGTGGAGGTGAGCAATCAGCTGGCGGGCAACGTGACCGGAATTTATTTCCAGTCCGGCACGCAGGTCAAGAAAGGTCAGCTGCTGGTGCAGTTGGACGACAGCAGCCAGCGCGCGCAGCTTGTTGGTTTGCAAGCCCAAGTGCAGCTCGCTCAATTGAATTACGCACGCGCCCAGGAGCTCATCAAACAGCACCTGATCTCCACATCGGATCTGGACACCGCCGAAAACAACCTCAAACAGGCCCAATCCAATCTGCAAAATGACCTGAGCGCGATCGACAAACTTGCGATGCGTGCGCCGTTTGCAGGCCAGATCGGCATCCGCAACGTCAACCTCGGCCAGTACCTGCCGGTCGGCACCAGCATTGCCGGTCTGCAGTCGCTGGACAGACTTTACGTGCAGTTTGGCCTGCCCGAGCAGCAGCTGGCGCCACTCGCCCGAGGCCAGCAAGTGGAAGTCACGGTGGATGCCTATCCCGGCAAGGTGTTCAACGGCGAACTCGACGCCATCAATTCCGCCGTGGACCCCAACACCCACAACATCAGCGTGCAGGCCATCATCCACAATGCGGGGCACCTGCTGCGCGCCGGCATGTTCGCCAATGTGCGCGTATATGCGGGCGCGCCGCAAACCGTGGTCACGGTCCCGACCACCGCCGTGGACTATTCGCTCTACGGTTCTTCGGTATTTCTCGTGAAACAGGAGGGCAAGGATACGGACGGCAAACCGGTCCTCAAGGTCACCCAGCAGTTCGTCACTACCGGTCAGGAGCGTGACGGGCGCGTGGCGATCACCAAGGGCTTGAAGGCCGGCGACGTGATCGTCACCGCCGGCCAGCAGAAACTGCAGAACGGCATGCAGGTGGAAATCAACAACAGCGTGAAGCTGGATTGA